A single genomic interval of Scylla paramamosain isolate STU-SP2022 chromosome 12, ASM3559412v1, whole genome shotgun sequence harbors:
- the LOC135105899 gene encoding troponin C, isotype gamma-like, with translation MSDADLPDIDPEQMTVLKRAFDSFDSEKKGAISTDTVGTILRMMGQTVSRSILDQVISEVDVDGSGELEFNEFVLLATKFMNEDDEEELKKELKEAFRLYDKKSQGFIPTSVLREILKELDNKLSNEELDGIIDEIDQDGSGTVDFDEFLDMMMG, from the exons TCTGACGCCGACTTGCCCGATATTGACCCCGAGCAGATGACAG TGCTCAAGAGGGCGTTCGACAGTTTCGACTCCGAGAAGAAGGGCGCCATCTCCACGGACACGGTGGGCACCATACTGAGGATGATGGGGCAGACGGTCAGCAGGTCTATACTGGACCAGGTCATCAGCGAGGTGGACGTGGACG ggtCGGGCGAGCTGGAGTTCAACGAGTTCGTACTGCTGGCGACCAAGTTCATGAAcgaggatgatgaagaagaactTAAAAAGGAACTTAAGGAAGCATTCAGACTGTACGACAAGAAGA gccaAGGCTTCATCCCCACCAGTGTGCTGCGCGAGATTCTGAAAGAGCTGGACAACAAACTGAGCAACGAGGAGCTGGACGGCATCATTGACGAGATCGATCAGGACGGCTCCGGCACTGTGGACTTCGATG AATTCCTGGACATGATGATGGGCTAA